Genomic window (Nicotiana sylvestris chromosome 7, ASM39365v2, whole genome shotgun sequence):
TTTTGGAAGTTTTCTTACTACCACCTCTACTAGTGCACGATTCTTTGGCCGCTCTAAATAAATCCATTATgtaaattaaagtaagaaattaaattaagaaattaaattaggaaactaaattaataattctaaataataaaataagtgtacaccaaataagagaaagagatgaAACGAGTGTACCGGGATTCCGGATGCTgcactaattttgaatttttgatatcaaaaatcaaacttcaattgatagacCGAAACTTGATAGTTGATACTTTATACTTGAATACTTGATACTATACTTCACTTGAATACTTGATatttgataataataattttgtaatgcTTAATAATAACATGAATGAACTAAAATATATAGGAAGGAAGTTCACATGGACAAATAATCATGTGTGGAGTAAGATTGATAGAGCCATTGTCAATGTAGAGTGGATGACAACAATGAAGCAAATGGAAATAATTGTGATGGAACCATTTATATCTGATCACACACCAATATGCCTTCATTTGGAGGAAGCGAGGAAGGAGGGGCCTAAGCCATATAGATTCTATAACTATGTAGCTGAGCTGCCAGAATTTCTAACAGTGGTAGAACAAGCATGGAATACAACTACAAAAGGGCAAGGAATGGAAAAAGTGTGGCAGAAACTTAAAGCAGTAAAACAGGAAATGAAGAAGATGCACACAGTAGAATTTAAAAATGTTAGAGAGACAGTTCAATTAATAAGGAGACAACTTCAGGAGACACAAGAACAAATGCATGATCCAAACTATCAAATAGGTTTGGCTGATATAGAGAAGGAACTAAGAGGCAAATTGGAGAAATGGGCAATGATAGATGAGAGCATAATGAGGCAGAAGTCTAGATCAAAATGGTTGAAACCGGGGGACTCAAATAGTGCTTACTTCTATGCATGTTTGAAAAATAGGACTTCTATGAACCATATCAAATCCCTTGTTGATCAGTAtggaaagctattacagaatgaTCAAGAGGTGCAACAAGAAATTGTAGGGTTCTACAAGAAGTTACTAGGAGATGCAGCAGAATAAATGCCAGTGATTAATCCAACAATAATGAAGAATGGAGCAATACTGACAAGAGAACAGCAGCTGAAGCTAATAGAACCAATCACCACAGATGAGATATGTAATGTTGTGAACAACATAGATGATAACAAAGCCCCAGGCTATGATGGTTTCAATGCTTGTTTGTTTAAGAAAGCATAGACAGTTGTAGgagaagaaataatcaaagcaaCAAAGCAGTTCTTTGACACTGGAGAGATCTACAAGCCTATAAACTGCACTGCTGTGACATTGAttccaaaatttaaaaatcctagTTCAATCAAGGAATATAGCCTATATCTTGTTGTACTGTCTTATACAAGATAATATCAAAGGTGATCACTACAATATTGCAAAAGATTATGGAGAATCTCATAGACATAAGTCGGGCTTCCTTTGTACCAGGCAGAGTCATCTTTGATAACATCATCCTAAGTCATGAATTGGTGAAGGGCTATGGAAGGAAGGGCATTACTCCAAGGTGTATGATCAAGCTAGATATGCAAAAGGCATATGATTCTCTGGAATGGGGTTTCTTAAAGCAGATATTGATAGCAATGAACTTCCCTGGCAGATTTATGGAATGGATCATGAACTGTCTCTCTACTGTCTCATATTATATTCTGATTAATGGGAGTCCAAGTTGTCCTTTTCTAGCTAGGAAGGGTCT
Coding sequences:
- the LOC138873979 gene encoding uncharacterized protein → MNELKYIGRKFTWTNNHVWSKIDRAIVNVEWMTTMKQMEIIVMEPFISDHTPICLHLEEARKEGPKPYRFYNYVAELPEFLTVVEQAWNTTTKGQGMEKVWQKLKAVKQEMKKMHTVEFKNVRETVQLIRRQLQETQEQMHDPNYQIGLADIEKELRGKLEKWAMIDESIMRQKSRSKWLKPGDSNSAYFYACLKNRTSMNHIKSLVDQYGKLLQNDQEVQQEIVGFYKKLLGDAAE